One Malus sylvestris chromosome 14, drMalSylv7.2, whole genome shotgun sequence DNA segment encodes these proteins:
- the LOC126600748 gene encoding LOW QUALITY PROTEIN: class E vacuolar protein-sorting machinery protein HSE1-like (The sequence of the model RefSeq protein was modified relative to this genomic sequence to represent the inferred CDS: inserted 1 base in 1 codon) — MKTTEFMDKQIMELSRSHSDDFYQLSYPQQFDNDDKDDDDFVSSFQFRPGRRVVSQEPRISALERGSSVDRLNLAKFGSKHVDRASEDRALILVIERKMDEHFGNLLHGVEGLSARISQLETRLRRLENSVGDLKDSTEINHGKADGKLRQLENMLREVDGGMQDLRDKQEITEAQLELAKLQMLKGYQQSENQTNNVQTVSAPGVLSSAPQQSYQPHSVQAPTQQVPSLPTDDPQTLPHQNFPPAQVPTQSPQSQIPSIQYADSKYSPPVQNPQPTPEMYYSFQVQQSQPPRTAPYHLSPPAPHPSLTSQLQQLPQQQPPFNAVDPQAQFSLVHNPGETSMPSQRYPPSFHNTSNAPGMALPTQQQQYAGSIQYTHDQTASNQYPEFSPGHMQPVQHSYFDDFRSHSGSQSHNSSPNXVLPASLDRSGGSGFSKLPTAKVLPHAIPMAASVDKESSSSGTGNRIPIDNVIDKVVAMGFRRDMVRATVRKMTENGQSVDVNLVLDKLMSNGEQPQSGGFGR; from the exons ATGAAGACGACGGAGTTTATGGACAAGCAGATCATGGAACTCTCTCGATCCCACTCCGACGATTTCTATCAGCTTTCGTACCCTCAACAATTCGATAACGACGACAAGGACGACGACGACTTCGTTTCCAGCTTTCAGTTCCGCCCCGGACGACGTGTCGTCTCGCAGGAGCCGCGCATTTCCGCTCTCGAG CGTGGCAGTTCTGTGGACCGCCTCAACCTTGCAAAATTTGGAAGCAAGCATGTTGACAGGGCTTCCGAGGATCGGGCATTGATTTTGGTGATAGAGCGAAAGATGGACGAGCATTTTGGCAATCTGTTGCACGGGGTGGAGGGTCTCAGTGCGCGAATTTCTCAGCTGGAGACTCGATTACGCCGGCTGGAGAATTCTGTTGGCGACTTGAAGGATTCTACTGAAATCAACCATGGGAAGGCTGATGGGAAACTGAGGCAACTAGAGAATATGCTAAGAGAG GTTGACGGTGGAATGCAGGATTTGAGAGATAAACAAGAGATAACAGAGGCTCAGTTGGAGCTTGCAAAGCTTCAAATGTTAAAGGGTTACCAGCAATCGGAAAACCAAACGAACAATGTACAAACAGTTTCAGCTCCAGGAGTACTGTCCTCGGCGCCTCAGCAAAGCTACCAACCGCATTCAGTTCAGGCTCCCACCCAACAAGTTCCTTCGCTTCCTACCGATGATCCCCAAACTCTACCCCATCAGAATTTTCCACCAGCACAGGTCCCCACCCAGTCACCTCAGAGTCAAATCCCCTCTATTCAATATGCAGATTCTAAGTACTCACCACCTGTGCAAAATCCACAACCCACACCTGAGATGTACTACAGCTTTCAAGTACAGCAGTCGCAACCTCCGCGCACTGCACCGTATCATCTTTCTCCTCCAGCGCCACATCCTTCACTAACCTCACAATTACAGCAGCTGCCTCAACAGCAGCCTCCTTTCAATGCTGTTGACCCACAAGCCCAGTTTTCTTTGGTTCATAATCCCGGAGAAACCTCCATGCCATCTCAAAGATATCCTCCAAGCTTCCACAACACCTCTAATGCACCTGGCATGGCTCTCCCAACCCAACAACAGCAATATGCGGGTTCCATTCAGTACACACATGATCAAACCGCAAGCAATCAGTACCCGGAGTTTTCCCCTGGCCATATGCAGCCAGTTCAACATtcatattttgatgattttcgTTCCCACAGTGGATCTCAGTCGCACAACAGCAGTCCAA AAGTCTTGCCAGCCTCATTAGACCGTTCTGGTGGAAGCGGCTTTTCGAAACTGCCAACTGCCAAGGTATTGCCACACGCAATACCCATGGCTGCTAGTGTGGATAAGGAATCGAGTTCCAGTGGGACTGGAAACAGAATACCAATTGATAATGTCATTGATAAGGTTGTAGCGATGGGATTCCGAAGGGACATGGTCAGAGCAACAGTGAGGAAAATGACTGAGAATGGGCAGTCGGTGGACGTCAATCTTGTGCTGGATAAGCTGATGAGCAATGGAGAACAGCCTCAAAGTGGTGGATTTGGTCGGTAA